The nucleotide window GCTGAGAAGAAGGAAGATAATCCTGCTCCCGCAATGGCTGCTCCCGGTATGGGCGGCATGGGCGGCATGATGTAATCTGCTTCGGAACTTCAGTTAGTAAGTTCTTTAATCGAATATTTATATATAAATCCCGACTACAAAAATGTAGCCGGGATTTATTTTTATTTCCAGATCGATTGCATTTTATACAATTTCAAGTTTTTTATTTCTATGTTGTTACCCCAGAAATGAAATCCTTCATTATTATCGTTATGGGGTTTTCTTTCCATCGAATAAGAATAGGCTCCGTTATCGATGAATACTTCGACAGAAGTACGGTCGATAAGTATATCTGCGGTAATTTCCATACTTGTACAATCGGCGGGAGAATAGAAAACTCCGTTTACCCGGTTCGAGTTCATATCATAGTGTAAAAGTGATTGTCCGTAAAGGTTGAGTCCGGCATCTGTTGCATGGGAAAGTTTCATCGTGAGACGTATGCGCATACTTCCTTCTTTATTGAACGGTTGTAACAATTCCGATGCTTTTCGGGCAGTAAGATTAGTGGATATATTCAGTTTTTCATCCTGCAGTTTCTCCAGTTCCTGAACTGGAACACTGAATAATCTTATACCGTTAGGGGTTGCTTTTAACGAAAGTACCGTAGGAACCGACATCATTCCTTTGAAAGGCATTCCCGGATGTGTAATGCGTTCCCAGCCGATTTGTATGCGCCGGTTGTCCGATGCAGGCATATTGGTAAATGTTTGGGCGGCATACATGGCCCCCGTGTTATAATAGAATTTCCCGTTTTCAGGTGTAAATTTTTTCCCGTCGAAAGTTCCTATCATATAAGTTCCCGAAGCTCCGTACATAACCCATCGTGTATTTTCTGGGTCTCCGTTTACTGGTAATTCGAATAATTCAGGACATTCCCAAAAACCGGTAATATGGCTCTGATAGTTCCATTCTTTTAAATCGGTTGAGGTATAAATAGAATGGCCGTCTCGTTCATTCAATACCATAACCCATTCTTTCCCTGGTTTATACCAGAAAACTTTCGGATCTCGGGTATCTTTAGTTTTCCATTTGGCATTCGAGTCGATTACGGGATTTCCTTTGTATTTCGTCCAGGTTCTACCTTTGTCGAGACTATAAGCAATACATTGTACTTGTTTTTGGGGATTATCGGCTGTATAAATGGCAACCATTGCGGGTGTTTTTCCTTGATTGAAACCTGCTGTGTTTTCATAATCGATAACACATGAGCCTGAGAAAATGCTTCCGATAGAATCGGGACGGAGGGCGTCGCCTAATTCTTCCCAATGAATCAGGTCTTTACTCACAGCGTGTCCCCAATGCATATTTTCCCATTCTCGTTCATAAGGATTGTGCTGATAAAAAAGATGATATTCTCCATCGTAATAGATCATTCCGTTCGGGTCGTTATTCCAGCCCCGTCGAGATGAAAAATGGAACTGGGGACGGTATGTTTCTTTATAGAGGCTATCGCTTCCGGCTATAACATCATCTTGATAAATGGCTTTTAAACCGTTATTTTCACCGGGAATCGAAATTTTAACTGTTTTTCCTTTTAAAGAAGATACGTCGTAAAATACCCAGTAATCGGCTTGTTCGGGGGCCAATCTGATGTTGAAGCTGTCGATTTTTTTGTCTTTTTCAGATAATTTCATCGGTATTCGGTCAGTCTGATGGGATACCGGTATATTCAGATATTTTTTTGTGATTTTTACCGATATATCTCCGGCATGTACGGGTGAAATAAAAAAGAGACCGGGACAGAATAGGGCGTACAATACACCTTTTTGTATATGTTTCATGATATAGAAATAAATAATAAGTGATGAATATAAGATAATAAGATGCAATATACGTTTTTTTTACTTTGCTTGTTTTTTATTTTTAGAAAATCTGCATTCTCAATCCGAGAGAGAGACTGAAAATATCATGTATTTTCAGTGTTTTATTTTGTACGAGGCAGAGAATATACAGGTCATTGGTGCCTACCTCATAAAAAAATCCGATTGCTTTATTAAATTTAGGATTGCGCATTTTCACATTGATCCGCTGGCCGAATGCGATGTTGATTCTCATATTGGTAGCCATATAATAATAACCATCAGGATATCTTTGGGGAGGGGTACGCCAGAAGTTCTCACCGAATATCTTATTTATATAGAGAGAAACAGTAAAAGGTTCCAGATTCCAGTCATAAAATTTAGGGGTATGGTTCAGCTTTATATTCCAGGGAATATAGTTTTCTTTTAGAGTGATGGTAGCGTATCCGCTTTCGCCCGAAAATTCGGGTACGAATCCGATGAGTAAGTCCGTTTCCCAGTGTTTTTTTCCGTATACCCAGCCGATGCCGCCTGATAGCATTCCCATTCCTCCGGCAAATTGTAATTTTGTATATTTAGGAATAAAGTGTGACCAACGTCTTTGATATTTGAGAATACGTTTTTCATATTTCGACAGGCTGTCTTTTCCCCCTTCACACTGGCCGTAAACAGCGGCCGGTAATAATATGATGAGGAAGAATAGTATCTTTTTTCTCATATACATGTGATTTCAGAAATGAATGTATTCGTAACTATATCCTTCAGGAGTAATGGTAAAGAGGAGGTAGCTGCGTTTCATAATGGTATCGCAGGCATAATAAAGTAAGCCGTCGTTAAAATAATCGGTAACTTTAAAAGTATGCGTATGCGCATGCATACAAAAAAGCAGATTCTGGGCTTGTTTTATTTGCTGTTGGAATGTAAATTTTACATTATTGTTGAATTCGATGTCTCCGGGTGGAACGTGCATTACGAAAACCGTTTTATCGTATTCGTCGCTTTGCCGGATCTCCCTCAAAATGAAATCGAAATCGGGGACTGGAGTGGAGTAATCGAATTCGAGGGCATTCGTATTGATACATATAAATTTTACCCGTTCGAAAATGAAAGAAAAGTTGAGATCTCCATACATCGATGTGTATATTTCTTCGCCCGTTCCTAAAATATCATGATTTCCGCATAAGGTAATATAAGGTACTTTCAGCTTTTTCATCCGATCTTCACACCAAATGAATTCTTTTTTGAGGCCGAAGTCAGACATGTCTCCGCCATGTATGACAAAGTCTATGTCGTTGCGACCGTTTATATGAGCTACGAAATCTTCGGTTTCGTCATAAAAACGTTGGGTATCGCCCATAAATGCAAATCGCAATGTTCCTTTGCCCGTATTTTTTTCTTTTAATGCGGCAATTTGTGTGGCGTTGATATGCCGATATTCTTTTCCTAGTTTGACATCGTATGGATGATATTCGAATACATCACAGGCCGTAAACAGAAAAAAAATCAGGGTCGATAATGTCGTGTGTTTCATATTGAGCATAATGTTTTGAAAAACTATTTTTGTAAATAAAGTTTTCGCTACAAATGTATGGAATCTACCGATACAAATGATAATAAAAAGTCGGAAATTATGGTCTATTTCTTACCTTTGCTCATAATTGATTTTAATCATGGATATGAAAGAAGAACAGCAGCCCGAATATCATCCTCTCGAATTATTTTTACCGGAGAGAGCTCGATTGTTAATGTTGGGCAGTTTTCCGCCGCAAAAAAAACGTTGGAGTATGGATTTTTACTACCCTAATCTTCAGAATGATATGTGGCGTGTTTTCGGTTATATTTTTTTTGCGAATAAAAATTATTTTCTGGAACCGGATAACAAAAAATTTAATAAAGAACGTATATGCGAGTTTTTGTTTGAGAAGGGAATTGCTCTGGGAGATACGGCGATGTCTGTCGTACGTTTACAGGATAATGCATCCGATAAGTTTCTTGAAGTAGTCGATCCGCTCGATTTGTCATCGGTGTTAAAAAAATTACCCTTTTGTACTGCGATTGTAACTACCGGCCAGAAAGCAACCGAAACTTTGTTAAAAATGATCGATACTTCTGTACCTAAGGTAGGAGGGTACAGTGAATTTATATGGCAGGATCGGGAAATGCGTCTTTACCGTATGCCTTCTACATCGAGAGCATATCCCCGGCCTATCGAGGAAAAAGCCCGGTTCTATGAGCAAATGTTCAAAGAACTGGGCTTGTTATGATTTTCAGAAATAAGGGTTGTTTTCTTTTTCGTACCCGATTGTGGTTTTAGGACCATGCCCCGGGTATATAATTGTATCGTCTGGTAAAACCAGTAATTTTTGTTTGATACCGTTTACAAGTTGTACGTAACTTCCGCCGGGAAGATCGGTGCGCCCGATGCTGCCTCTGAAAAGAACGTCGCCTGCAAAGGCTACACGTTCATCGGGTTCATAAAATACCAGGCTTCCGGGAGAATGACCCGGGACAGAAATAGCGTGTAGGGTGTGTTTACCGAAGGTAAAAGTATCTTTGTTTTTTATATATCGTCCGATGGAAACCGGGGAGTCGGGTAATTCCATCCCGAACATTGCCGCTTGTTCTCTCATCCCGGCCAGCAAAAATTCGTCGGCTTTATCCGCTTCGAGCGGTATTCCAAATTCGTGAGAGGCGAATGTATTTCCGAAATTGTGGTCGAGGTGAAGATGTGTCGCTAACAGGTGTTTTACGGTGAGTGCGTTGTCTCTGATATATTCGCTAAGCGTTTCTTTCTCTTTCGGATAATAACATCCTGCGTCTATAACAATGCATTCGTGCGTATCTTCATCCCATACGATATATGTATTTACGGGAAAAGGATTGAATTCGAATTTCTTTATTTTCATTACTAAATAGCTTAAAGAGTATATTCCGGTTATATTTGCACGTATACCGCTTTTTTCGTATCGAAAAAGTCTTCACTGAAATAATCTTTCAGATTATATACCAATGCACGTTTTTTTACCGGTTTTATTTCGTTTTCGAGTTCTCCGCCTTTTAAACAAATGAGACCGTTGGGCAGAGCGTTTTTTTGATCGGTTTTGATATTTTTTGTAATGATTCTGATCAGGTCGTTTAATGGCATAACTGCCCGGCTGACGACAAAATCGAATTTTTGTTTTTCTTCCTCAGCGCCTGCATGTCTGAAAGTTACGTTATTCAGCCCGATTGCGGCGGAGACTTCGGTCGCTACTTTTATTTTTTTTCCGATACGGTCTACCAAATGAAATTTGCATTCGGGGAAAAGTATAGCAAGGGGAATTCCGGGAAATCCGCCTCCGGTACCGACGTCCATGATCGTACTACCGGATGTAAAGTTCAGCATTTTGGCAATACCGAGCGAGTGTAATACATGATGCAGATACAGGTTTTCTATATCTTTACGTGAAATAACATTTATTTTGGCGTTCCAATCGGTATAAAGATCATAAAGATCGTCGATTTGTTTTTTTTGCGTGTCGGATAATATCGGAAAATATTTATCGATGATTTGCATCTGTGTCTGGATTAATAATTCGTAAAATGGGACTTTGTTTTTTTATCATCGGTTTCAGTTTGTCGAAACTTAATGTTATTTCTGTTGATCCCATAGAATAGGGAGCTATATCATACGGATTAAATATCCAGGTAATCCCTTTCCCGGTAACAAAGAAATTATCGTCGGGAGTTATATTATCGGTCCAAAATCCCAGTTGCTTCAGGGCTTGTTCGTTTTTAACATTTTGATCGGTGGCCAATTGTTCCTTCAGCATGACTTTCAAACGGGCAGTATCCTGTGTTGTAAATATATCGGCAAAATCGATTCTTTTCTGATTTTCGATATCGATTATATAAGCCGCTGTTCCGTAAATACCATGAGCTCCCCCCGTATAAGAGTATGTGTATACGTTGAAACTATATATTTTATTTTTATTATAAGTTGTGGCTGTAGAATCGTACGATGCATAATTCATCCATGCATCGGCCCCCTGCGCTTCTTTGTCTTCTTTGGTCATCGATTTTATATACTCCGTCATTTCAGACTGATAATTGTCTATATAATCTTTCATATTCTGAGCGGCAGCTTCATTGGGCGTAAGATCGGCATATTTCGATCCGAACACCGATTCGAGAAATAATTTTTGTATTCCCTGTAATGTTTCGGGATCGGTATAACCCGAAGGGTATACTAAATCGAGGTCGTATGTGCATCCCGGGTTTTTGGGATTATTAGCGATGTATGATTTTTTTTCTATTTTAATAGTCTCGAAAGTGAGTGTATCGGGATTGCCGGTTAGTGCTACGTTCTCCACTTGTGCGCTGTCTTGGTCGGAGGTTTTGCCGTTATCTTTCTTTTTATGTGTACAAGAAACTATGGCCAATGTGAGCGTAAAACAAAAAAGGGTAGTAAGAGTCGAATATTTTTTCATGACGATGGAATATTTATAATTCTTTATTCATACAAAAATAACATTTCTTTTTGTATTCGGTTTGATTTATTCCGTAATATTTTCGAAATGATAACGCCCTTTTTCTACGGTTATATTTTTATACTGGATGGCCTGTACCGGGCAATCGTGAATACATGCCAAGCATTGCAAACAATTGTTTCCCCACCGGGGAGTGGGGGAGAGATCGATATTATGAGAAGGACATACCTTAGAACATAGGCCACAGCGTATGCAATTATCATTTGCATGGAAATGTCGGGATTGTACTTGCAATTTTCTGAAAAGCGGGTTAATTATACGGGATTTCAGAAACGCGAATTTTCCTCTGTGGAAGTCGTATAGGTTATTCGTTTTAAGACTTATTTCTTTGTTGACGTATTTTATGCGTTCCGATGCTTTTTCCAGTTTCCGGGTTTCGAGTGCTTTGCTATCAGTGTCGAATCCCGGTAATAGTATATAATTATTGGGCATCGTCACCGAAAACCCCGCATTGCAAAACATGTTTTTCCGGTCGAGGAGACGTCGGAAGATAATGTCGGTAAGTCCCGTGTCGTCGCCGCACGTGCAAACCAGGAAAATATAAGGAGGACAGTCGTAATCGAAGTTTATTGCTTTGATAAAGGATGTGATAAAAGGAGGAATCCCCCAAGAATAAACAGGGAATACAAATCCTATTTTTTCACCGGGAGATACAGCATATTTATTTTTATACCGCAGCGACTCGATTTCATCGGGAATGAAAAATAATTTTTCATTTTGCACCTCGGCGAGTTCCCCAGCTACCCATCGCGAGTTTCCGGTACCGGAAAAATAAAATATCATAAGAATTGATTTTACTTCAAAGATAAAAAATATTTCCGAGACATAAGGCGTAAGAGTTTTTATATTCATAAAATAGAATAAAATTTTATATGGATATTTAAAATTATATCATAGGTATTGTAAATGTGGATAAAAAAAATTTCATTTGTTTCTGTTGATAATGTTTTGCTTAATTTATATATTTTATAAAATGAAATATTCAGTCATTCTATTGTTATTTTTTCCGCTAATAACTTTGAGGCAAAAATACGATACAATCCCCCCTGTGAATCTACTGACAAATATTGATTGGAGGGGTTACCTGTTTTGAAATTATGCAGAAGGACGAAAATACTGTCACCAAAATTACTTATGCGGCTGATTAGATAACTTAATTAGATGACTATAATATTAGCAGAAGAGGTACAGATAGGGCAAATAGATATCGAAAAATGAGTGATAATAATTTTTATTAAAAATAAATAGTAGTATGAAAGTAAATATGTTGTTTGTAGCAATTGCATTAGGTTTGGCTATTCATTGTTTTGGAGGTAGTAAAATTTCTTCAGATATACCACCTCAAAAATCAGTAACACAGTCAAAAGATACGGTTATTAATGTTTCCGAACGTTTTGCCATTTTGTACAAAAAATATGATAATCGTCTTAAGTTATGGTATAATCCATATATCATACGTCTTAAAGAGAGAGACACGGTTAAAATAGCAAAATTTCCGTATGAAAATGGAAGTGAATTGGGTCTGTATCCCTCTCCAAGTAAAAGATTTGTTCTGTTGGATAATATTATAAGATACTATGTAGAGGATGAAGATAAAAAAATATTCTATGAAAATTATCTGTGTTGTATAATAGACCTTGAACAAAGTATTGTCGTTGTTGACAGTATGCAAATGCATAGTGAAGGAGGAGATTGGGATAAAGATGACAGGTGGGTTGATGGAAGTGAAATTATCTTTGATGGTAGTTTATTGAAGAAGAAATAGATAAACTTCCCGGAAGTACATCGATGTTAGATGTTAAGCATCTGAACGGACATGCTGATCATTTGCACAGTCAGGGCTTCCATAAAACAACAATCCCAATAAAAAAAACGTTATGAAAAGAACTATTTTATTCAGTGTTATCGTGTTGCTTTACACAACCGCAAGCTATTGCAATCCGGTAAGTTTTTCCAAACTTATTGAAGCTGTCCCCATCGACAGTACGATGGTCGGAGCACCAAATCTATGCGAATTAGATTCGTTCCGCTGTGATTATAATGATCCGACTTTTTTGTTCTGGGACACGGATAAAGACATTGAAAACAGGTATCGGTTAAACGACTATTTTGATTACGATACCCTTAAGGACCAACTTAAAAATGAATATTCATTGTTGCGTGAACCAGGAGCTTTCATTTTTGCCAAGCGTCTTCCCAAAGCGGGAAACCATGAGCTGCTGCTTTATTACATCAAGCGTTTTACTTCAGCCTTTCCCAACGAAGAATTTCCTCAATGGGTATTGCTCAGTGTAGATAGCGAGGGGAACGTAATAAAAGCATTTGTAGTGGCAGAAGTAGATTGTCAGGACAATGACAGAATTACTCAAATATTATTCCAGATACGGGATGATGGTTTCTTGATTAAATTTTTTGTAGGAGTGTTAGAAGATGATCCCGAGTGGTATAATGAAGACTATATGTATTGTCGGGATACCAAAATCGTACCTTTTACCGATTTGGAATAAGATGAGAAGATATTAGATATGAAGATACTGAAAATATATACCGGTTGTTTTGGGCATATTGTGGGGGGCAGCCTTTGCAGTGTTGGAGGGATTGGAACCTTGCTTAGATGAAAATTTTCGCTCTTCGTTTTTCATACCCGATAAAAGTTTTTTCATACAATTACTGATGATTTATACTTTTATAGGAGCCTTTTGGGGTTGGTGCATTGGGTTTGGTGTTGCAGGAATATGCCGGAAAATGTTTAAGAAAAATATTTCTAATGAACTTAATTCTAAAAGTGATATAATAACTCCTGTTGGGAAATTAGTACAATATGAAAAATAAAAAAATATTTATTGCTTTTATATTTCTATTATGGCTCGACGCGAATATATTTGCACAGAGCTTGAAGTATCAAAATCTAGATACATTCAACTGCATGGAACTCAATTGTGTGGTAAATAAATTATTTGATATATCACACGTAGATATTGTTAATCAACCTGTTTTTATTTGGAGCCCGAATTATTCGGAAAAACATATATTCAACATCTCCTTTGACGAGAAATGTCACACTTCGCTAGACACTATTCTATTATTCAAAAATAACTCGAATCGAGATAGTCGGATATTAATATTTAAAACACAAAGCTATGAAAGGGTGAATGCTTACCAAACAAGGGTCGTTGGCTCTCATTTTAGCACGGCCACGATAAGTGTGGCTATCTTCTCGAAAGTTGACGACGGTTGGCAGCTTAACGCTTTTCAGAAATACTTTACCGATTCTGGATTGTTTGGCGGGGAGGGTAAAGAGGGGATTGGAAAATTTTCAGTTTTAAAGATAGACGGTCAGATATATCTCTCTTTTAAAAGACCTGTTGCCGGAAATAATGGCTTTAACGAGGGGATAGAAGAACTCTATTATGTAGACGGAGATTTGCCATGCAAAATACTTCAAAATGTATTTAAACATATTTATTATCAAGAAAATGGAGAAAAGACAACTACTCAAAAGATAGATACCATAAAATCGACAAAAGAGTTTATATGGACTACAAACAACCTTAATAACGATAAAAAATATATTTTTAATCGTAGTTATTGTCAATATAATATGTGACGATGATATGGTTTCGTTAATTAACTTATTGTATCAGTGGGCAAATTTAAGTACTTGCCTACTTGGCACTGAAAGAAAATATATCAAAAGAACTAAATAGCCACTCATCGATAAAAACGCCGAAAGGTGAGTTATTACAAAATTAACATAGAATATTATATGAAAAATTGCTTCTGGGTCCTTTTTAGTTTACATATATTGCTAATATCCTGTTCAGGATCTTACAAATCAAAGAAAGATATAAACTTTATCAAAAAGAATGCTATTTTGGATGTTAATAATGGTTGTACTGAAGATGAAATCACAGACAGAAATAGTGTAACTATAGCCTATCGAGATAGTTTACTCTCTCGATACGACGGCTTAAAATATTTTAGTTATACAAAAAGCGTTGGAGATGATTCGTATTCTATGGAAATCGAAACATTTCCAGATACAATAAGTGTAAGTGAAGAAAACGGGATTCGTTATACGGTAATAAAAAGAAACGGATTGGTTTTGGATGTCCGACAAAAAGGAGATCTGTTTTCTAATGGTCGAATTTATTGCAAACATTCCGAATATAATGACAGTTGTTTGTCTACAAAAGTCACATGGTTTCTTGATGATACGATAAAGTTATTGAGCTATGAAGAGACGGCAGCCTTTATAAAAGATTCTATTTATGACATCAATTATGATGGAGTCAATGATTTAGTTCTAACTTACTCTATAGGTTCATCTACAAATAGCGATATATACTTATTCGGCCATAATGGAATGGTGTTGAGAGAGAAAGTGCTCAGGAACTATTTTCCCCTTTTGGATGGAGAATTTATACAGTCTGATAGTTATAGGTCAGGGATTGTGTTTTTTCAAAAGTTAAAATGGAATGAGCTGCAAATAGATACATTAGAGCAGATTTATTACGACGTTGCTGATAAACGATCGTATATAGTACCTCCTTTGGAAATAGATGAAAATGGCACTTATGTTAAAAATAAAGAAGCGATGCCCATTAATAAAATGTTAGATAAATGCTACTTAAATGCTTTAAGCAAATATTAGTTTGACCGAAATATAAAACTGTTAATATTATGACCTTAAAAACAAAAATCGAAAGATCGGGTAGTACTGTTGAATTATGTGCAATGATGAATTATCGACAGAGTGATCCCGTTACATGGAAGAAGGTGACATACACTCCCGAGGAGGTGAAAGCCAGAAAACACATGACGTTAGCGGACAACAGTGAAACTATTGCCACCGGCTTGTCATGCCAATACACCTTTACCAAAAAAGACGAAGGCAAGTATGTAAGATTCCATGCTTATGTCAATGCAATACAAACATGCGAGCAAATCGTTGTCTACTATGTTGGGCCCGTTTGTAAAACAGAAATTCGTATAGCGGCGTAGATGCTGATATAAAAGAGGCTGTGGCAGGAGATGTCATTAAATTATCGGTAGAATACTGTCGGCAGGCGAAACCAGAAGTAGTTATACCTGAAGAAAAAGTGACTCAGGCTACAAAAGACAGCGTAAAATGGATGGTGAAGATTGACAATCAGGAGGAGCGTCTTGTCATTAACGATGAGGTGATCAAAGGTGGTCGTATTTCATTGGAAGTGCTGGAAAAGTGGGCTGGTAAAGAGATTACTATAATGCCATACTTGGTGACAGTGTCAAAAAAGAAAGCTGTCACTATCATAGTAAAAAAAGTTTTTCCTATGTTGATATTGCAGGGAAAACGCAGAAAAGGGATGAATCGTAGCAATTCTGAAACTGCTGCTGATTTACTCTATGGCGATTATACAATGGATGAATCCGGATTTAATAAATTGAAACAACAATTGATTTCCATCTTTGTCAGTGAAAAGAAGAAAAAACAGGAAGACGCTGAAAAATATGCTGACCAAAGAATTAATAAAGTGAGATCTTTTGCACGTAAATCAGATGACAATCTATTTAAAATATTCAACAACGAGATTGAATGGTATTCTATGGGAAAATTAGAAGATGTAGCACACAAAATGGTTGCAAAGATGAAAGCTAATAAAGGTGGGGAGTTTTCAGATGCAGTTTTAACAGGAAAAGTGAAAGAACATGACAGTTCAAAGTCGTTTATAAATCATGTTAAAAAAGCTATAATCGAATATCTGAGCAAAAACAAAGGTCGGTTTGAAAACTTAAATATAACAGATGGCTCGACAGGTGTTCTTTATCAATATTTATTAGATCATGGCGTTCAAACTCCAACATTCAATGATAAAATAAGTGGTTTAGGAATTACGATACATGATGTATGGGCATATCAGGTTTTTATTACGGATTATGCTATAAACGGAAATAACTTTACGGCTAAATTGGAATTTATTTATTGGGATCATTTTGGACTTGATTATCCTGACATTGTAAATTATGATAATGACATTTTTTATAGTTGGTTTGTTTTACAGCATTTTAAAAATTACCAGCCATTTATCACAAAAATAATAATAAATGAAACTTGCAATGGAACTTTTTAAACGGATGATCACAAAAATCATTTTATTATTGTTACTTCCTGCCATTTGTCATGGATGCAGCGATGAAAATGTAAGTATAGAACCGATTGGTGATTCAGGCCGGTACAAAATGGGGAATGACGAATTTCAATACTATACCGTAGCTAATTATAAGAATTGTTCACCGGATTCTTTACTGAAAATACTATGCAATTTTTGCCGACAAAAACACTTGACAAAGTCTGTTGCGCAAAATGATTTTGTATCTATTTTCTTTTACGAAAAAACATTATTCGCAGATTATCAGGAACACATAAGTGATGCTATACGCAGTGAAACGGGAAGTATTGATAAATACAGCCGTAATCTAATTGCCAAAATCTATTATTTAAAAATAGCCCATGATAAAAACGTAGTTTTAACAAAAATCATATACAATAAAGATTCAATAATCTTACTAAAAAGAGATACTTTAGAAATGTTTCGAGATGATGACAGAGCATTAGAGAATAAATGGGATGAAGCATTGTGGAATGAAAATGGAGCTTATGCACCACCTGTATCTGGAAATACTCCTGGTGGAGAGCTACCTGCTAATTTATATATTTTCGAAAAAGGTAAAACACCCATTCCGACAAGATAAAAATGAAAATACTGTATAAAATGAAAGTTATAAAGATATATATAGCCGGATGTATTTTATGTGCCTTACAATCGATGGAACCGAGATAAAATGAAAAAGTTAATTATAAATTCAGGGATTACAGTTGGGGTAACTTTACTCCAATTCATGTTACTGTTAAGTCTGATGCATCTATTATATTTAGTACGCGACGCATATGTTCATTCCGTAAATATTGATTTGTATTGGGGACGTAATCTATGGTTCGGTTCAAGGTATCTCTTTTTACCTTCATTTACGCTTGCGAATATCGCTGTTTTATTCATAAATCGTCTTAAGATAGTACTTTTGATTAATGCATTATTACTGGTATATGTATCGTATATGTGGTTAGGAACCCATGCGTCTTACCCCTACAGGAGTTTAGCGATATATGTAATATTTATTGTATTATTTTGTATTGGTGCCTGTTTCATATATCAAATAAAAATTAAGACACGCCCGCCTGAATAATAAGTAACAAAAATGAAAAGCCTTTTTAGTATCAAAAAAACAAATATTTCAGAGACGAATAGCGGAACCTGCATAGAAGTGTTTATGTATTTTTATATCTAGAATCAGATTATTTATTAATA belongs to Coprobacter tertius and includes:
- a CDS encoding uracil-DNA glycosylase family protein is translated as MKEEQQPEYHPLELFLPERARLLMLGSFPPQKKRWSMDFYYPNLQNDMWRVFGYIFFANKNYFLEPDNKKFNKERICEFLFEKGIALGDTAMSVVRLQDNASDKFLEVVDPLDLSSVLKKLPFCTAIVTTGQKATETLLKMIDTSVPKVGGYSEFIWQDREMRLYRMPSTSRAYPRPIEEKARFYEQMFKELGLL
- a CDS encoding metallophosphoesterase family protein, whose protein sequence is MKHTTLSTLIFFLFTACDVFEYHPYDVKLGKEYRHINATQIAALKEKNTGKGTLRFAFMGDTQRFYDETEDFVAHINGRNDIDFVIHGGDMSDFGLKKEFIWCEDRMKKLKVPYITLCGNHDILGTGEEIYTSMYGDLNFSFIFERVKFICINTNALEFDYSTPVPDFDFILREIRQSDEYDKTVFVMHVPPGDIEFNNNVKFTFQQQIKQAQNLLFCMHAHTHTFKVTDYFNDGLLYYACDTIMKRSYLLFTITPEGYSYEYIHF
- a CDS encoding MBL fold metallo-hydrolase encodes the protein MKIKKFEFNPFPVNTYIVWDEDTHECIVIDAGCYYPKEKETLSEYIRDNALTVKHLLATHLHLDHNFGNTFASHEFGIPLEADKADEFLLAGMREQAAMFGMELPDSPVSIGRYIKNKDTFTFGKHTLHAISVPGHSPGSLVFYEPDERVAFAGDVLFRGSIGRTDLPGGSYVQLVNGIKQKLLVLPDDTIIYPGHGPKTTIGYEKENNPYF
- the rsmG gene encoding 16S rRNA (guanine(527)-N(7))-methyltransferase RsmG; this encodes MQIIDKYFPILSDTQKKQIDDLYDLYTDWNAKINVISRKDIENLYLHHVLHSLGIAKMLNFTSGSTIMDVGTGGGFPGIPLAILFPECKFHLVDRIGKKIKVATEVSAAIGLNNVTFRHAGAEEEKQKFDFVVSRAVMPLNDLIRIITKNIKTDQKNALPNGLICLKGGELENEIKPVKKRALVYNLKDYFSEDFFDTKKAVYVQI
- a CDS encoding DUF3298 and DUF4163 domain-containing protein, whose amino-acid sequence is MKKYSTLTTLFCFTLTLAIVSCTHKKKDNGKTSDQDSAQVENVALTGNPDTLTFETIKIEKKSYIANNPKNPGCTYDLDLVYPSGYTDPETLQGIQKLFLESVFGSKYADLTPNEAAAQNMKDYIDNYQSEMTEYIKSMTKEDKEAQGADAWMNYASYDSTATTYNKNKIYSFNVYTYSYTGGAHGIYGTAAYIIDIENQKRIDFADIFTTQDTARLKVMLKEQLATDQNVKNEQALKQLGFWTDNITPDDNFFVTGKGITWIFNPYDIAPYSMGSTEITLSFDKLKPMIKKQSPILRIINPDTDANHR
- a CDS encoding DUF4980 domain-containing protein, with product MKHIQKGVLYALFCPGLFFISPVHAGDISVKITKKYLNIPVSHQTDRIPMKLSEKDKKIDSFNIRLAPEQADYWVFYDVSSLKGKTVKISIPGENNGLKAIYQDDVIAGSDSLYKETYRPQFHFSSRRGWNNDPNGMIYYDGEYHLFYQHNPYEREWENMHWGHAVSKDLIHWEELGDALRPDSIGSIFSGSCVIDYENTAGFNQGKTPAMVAIYTADNPQKQVQCIAYSLDKGRTWTKYKGNPVIDSNAKWKTKDTRDPKVFWYKPGKEWVMVLNERDGHSIYTSTDLKEWNYQSHITGFWECPELFELPVNGDPENTRWVMYGASGTYMIGTFDGKKFTPENGKFYYNTGAMYAAQTFTNMPASDNRRIQIGWERITHPGMPFKGMMSVPTVLSLKATPNGIRLFSVPVQELEKLQDEKLNISTNLTARKASELLQPFNKEGSMRIRLTMKLSHATDAGLNLYGQSLLHYDMNSNRVNGVFYSPADCTSMEITADILIDRTSVEVFIDNGAYSYSMERKPHNDNNEGFHFWGNNIEIKNLKLYKMQSIWK